The following proteins are encoded in a genomic region of Drosophila willistoni isolate 14030-0811.24 chromosome 2L unlocalized genomic scaffold, UCI_dwil_1.1 Seg196, whole genome shotgun sequence:
- the LOC6640333 gene encoding zinc finger protein 665 isoform X15 produces MCAAQSNPPPFGYTWGFADNGSRTAESVLEISPNINYTVSGESMPYLLSTDGSLAVQKDVKGALAGNKANVVRRMFLVNDSSFPHGTQRVITTGATSTVVKKQDSTTQQVLSINSLDKNCDLLPGISVQVQKVIQGLEENEDSQGDAPNLKLEPGTLELSPKTELQESMHFSETDATIKKERPYSCDECGKSFLLKHHLTTHARVHTGERPHICTHCGKSFAHKHCLNTHLLLHSTDRPYQCQECKKSFTLKHHLLTHSRVHSRERPFVCQECGRSFPLKRHLVTHSKFHAGERPYVCEECGESFAQENHLIMHSRFHGSLNPFVCSECGASFPRKFQLVNHGRIHGKIPHSCTICGKEFLQKRTLVSHMRRVHTGEQAHPCVSCGEGFPTKAELHQHVRAAHNGVNPNTSSATIIANQQLQQPHHHPGHPQTITVVSNPVTVSITDANGVARPQFVCRECGSAFNSREALALHLRLHTGDKSLMTDLCALTAAIPGHFLSTASLNPGTVVAANPNLVGQSPVPVQIISSTGQLMSQTTLVQAANSTHPQVVTAVPHMPLHATQQQHLQHVGAQQQQQQQQLVPAAPANKPKSHFCASCGKGFAAKHGLMQHNRRHPNGGCTVRTHVCECGKAFFQKNHLMLHQRQHLETKPAISQQQEANAQQQQQQQQVVVATSTATGQQQTTQQQQQQQQVQVQIIPDGHMAHGKVIKYEICRNVLQEDQAAQQQQQQQSGMNNE; encoded by the exons ATGCCCTATCTGTTATCCACGGATGGATCATTGGCCGTACAAAAGGATGTTAAAGGTGCACTGGCTGGCAATAAGGCGAATGTTGTGCGTCGCATGTTCTTGGTGAACGATTCCTCATTTCCGCACGGTACACAAAG AGTAATTACCACAGGTGCCACCTCGACGGTGGTGAAGAAACAGGACTCAACCACTCAACAGGTGTTGAGTATAAATTCACTCGATAAGAACT GTGACCTACTTCCTGGTATTTCAGTTCAAGTACAGAAAGTAATACAAGGACTCGAAGAGAACGAGGACTCACAGGGCGACGCACCCAACTTAAAGTTGGAGCCAGGCACATTAGAGTTGTCCCCAAAGACCGAACTACAGGAATCAATGCATTTCAGCGAA ACGGACGCCACTATCAAGAAGGAACGCCCGTACAGTTGTGACGAGTGCGGCAAGTCCTTTCTGCTCAAGCATCATTTGACCACACACGCCCGCGTCCACACAG GTGAACGTCCACATATCTGCACCCATTGCGGTAAAAGTTTTGCCCACAAACATTGCCTAAATACCCATCTGCTGTTGCATTCAACGGATCGCCCATATCAGTGCCAGGAGTGCAAGAAAAGTTTTACCCTTAAGCATCATCTGTTGACGCATTCACGTGTCCATAGCCGGGAACGGCCATTTGTGTGCCAGGAGTGTGGACGCTCATTTCCATTGAAGCGTCATCTGGTCACTCATAGTAAATTTCACGCAGGCGAACGTCCATACGTCTGTGAGGAATGCGGTGAGAGTTTTGCCCAGGAGAATCATCTGATTATGCACTCGCG CTTTCACGGGTCATTGAATCCATTTGTTTGCTCTGAGTGCGGTGCCTCGTTTCCACGTAAATTTCAATTGGTTAATCACGGACGTATACACGGCAAGATACCACATTCGTGTACAATTTGTGGTAAAGAATTTCTTCAGAAGCGCACACTAGTTTCCCACATGAG GCGCGTACATACGGGCGAGCAGGCGCATCCCTGCGTGAGTTGTGGCGAGGGTTTCCCCACAAAGGCCGAACTGCATCAGCATGTTCGTGCCGCTCACAATGGTGTTAATCCCAATACAAGTAGCGCCACCATAATAGCTAATCAACAG CTACAACAGCCTCACCATCACCCCGGGCATCCGCAGACCATAACTGTTGTCAGTAATCCGGTAACAGTGTCCATAACCGATGCCAATGGTGTGGCAAGACCGCAATTTGTTTGCCG TGAGTGCGGCAGCGCCTTTAATAGCCGCGAAGCATTGGCCCTCCATTTGCGTTTGCATACTGGCGATAAAAGCCTAATGACCGATTTGTGCGCCCTGACGGCAGCTATACCAGGACATTTCCTGAGCACGGCAAGTCTTAATCCAGGCACTGTGGTAGCAGCCAATCCAAATTTGGTTGGACAGAGTCCGGTGCCAGTGCAAATTATTTCGTCCACCGGCCAGTTAATGTCACAAACCACGCTGGTGCAGGCCGCCAATTCGACCCATCCGCAGGTTGTCACCGCTGTGCCCCACATGCCATTGCATGCCACACAACAGCAGCATTTGCAGCATGTTGGcgcacaacagcaacaacagcagcaacaacttgTTCCCGCTGCGCCGGCCAATAAACCAAAATCGCATTTTTGTGCCAGCTGCGGCAAGGGATTCGCTGCCAAGCATGGTCTAATGCAGCATAATCGGCGACATCCCAACGGCGGTTGCACGGTCCGCACCCATGTCTGTGAGTGTGGCAAGGCATTCTTCCAGAAGAATCATCTGATGCTGCATCAGCGCCAGCATTTGGAAACAAAGCCAGCCATATCCCAGCAACAG GAGGCCAAtgctcagcagcagcaacagcaacaacaggtGGTAGTGGCCACATCAACGGCAACTGGACAGCAGCAGACcacacaacagcagcagcagcagcagcaagtgcAGGTGCAAATAATACCTGATGGTCATATGGCACATGGCAAAGTTATCAAGTACGAGATATGCCGTAATGTACTGCAAGAGGATCAGGCagctcagcagcagcagcaacaacaatccgGAATGAATAACGAATAA
- the LOC6640333 gene encoding zinc finger protein 605 isoform X10: MCAAQSNPPPFGYTWGFADNGSRTAESVLEISPNINYTVSGESMPYLLSTDGSLAVQKDVKGALAGNKANVVRRMFLVNDSSFPHGTQRVITTGATSTVVKKQDSTTQQVLSINSLDKNYLLVDQATAAAAAAAGDPTAHHHTLTNGSIVDAKTGQTVLSSGAAAAAAAKSHFGSIGALHLTQEECNEILIKRAIAAGHHQTHTITTADGAHHHSTAPGATPSFYSVGGATSILGDLLPGISVQVQKVIQGLEENEDSQGDAPNLKLEPGTLELSPKTELQESMHFSETDATIKKERPYSCDECGKSFLLKHHLTTHARVHTGGERPHICTHCGKSFAHKHCLNTHLLLHSTDRPYQCQECKKSFTLKHHLLTHSRVHSRERPFVCQECGRSFPLKRHLVTHSKFHAGERPYVCEECGESFAQENHLIMHSRFHGSLNPFVCSECGASFPRKFQLVNHGRIHGKIPHSCTICGKEFLQKRTLVSHMRRVHTGEQAHPCVSCGEGFPTKAELHQHVRAAHNGVNPNTSSATIIANQQQLQQPHHHPGHPQTITVVSNPVTVSITDANGVARPQFVCRECGSAFNSREALALHLRLHTGDKSLMTDLCALTAAIPGHFLSTASLNPGTVVAANPNLVGQSPVPVQIISSTGQLMSQTTLVQAANSTHPQVVTAVPHMPLHATQQQHLQHVGAQQQQQQQQLVPAAPANKPKSHFCASCGKGFAAKHGLMQHNRRHPNGGCTVRTHVCECGKAFFQKNHLMLHQRQHLETKPAISQQQVC, encoded by the exons ATGCCCTATCTGTTATCCACGGATGGATCATTGGCCGTACAAAAGGATGTTAAAGGTGCACTGGCTGGCAATAAGGCGAATGTTGTGCGTCGCATGTTCTTGGTGAACGATTCCTCATTTCCGCACGGTACACAAAG AGTAATTACCACAGGTGCCACCTCGACGGTGGTGAAGAAACAGGACTCAACCACTCAACAGGTGTTGAGTATAAATTCACTCGATAAGAACT ATCTTCTGGTCGATCAGGCCACAGCcgcagctgcagcagctgccGGTGATCCAACGGCTCATCATCATACATTGACGAATGGTAGCATTGTTGATGCCAAAACAGGACAAACCGTTTTGAGTTCGGGGGccgcagctgctgctgctgctaaatCCCATTTCGGTTCCATTGGTGCACTGCATCTAACGCAAGAGGAGTGCAATGAGATATTGATAAAGCGCGCCATCGCTGCCGGCCACCATCAGACGCACACAATCACCACCGCCGACGGAGCGCATCATCATAGCACGGCGCCAGGCGCGACACCAA GTTTCTATTCTGTTGGCGGTGCAACATCAATCTTAGGTGACCTACTTCCTGGTATTTCAGTTCAAGTACAGAAAGTAATACAAGGACTCGAAGAGAACGAGGACTCACAGGGCGACGCACCCAACTTAAAGTTGGAGCCAGGCACATTAGAGTTGTCCCCAAAGACCGAACTACAGGAATCAATGCATTTCAGCGAA ACGGACGCCACTATCAAGAAGGAACGCCCGTACAGTTGTGACGAGTGCGGCAAGTCCTTTCTGCTCAAGCATCATTTGACCACACACGCCCGCGTCCACACAGGTG GTGAACGTCCACATATCTGCACCCATTGCGGTAAAAGTTTTGCCCACAAACATTGCCTAAATACCCATCTGCTGTTGCATTCAACGGATCGCCCATATCAGTGCCAGGAGTGCAAGAAAAGTTTTACCCTTAAGCATCATCTGTTGACGCATTCACGTGTCCATAGCCGGGAACGGCCATTTGTGTGCCAGGAGTGTGGACGCTCATTTCCATTGAAGCGTCATCTGGTCACTCATAGTAAATTTCACGCAGGCGAACGTCCATACGTCTGTGAGGAATGCGGTGAGAGTTTTGCCCAGGAGAATCATCTGATTATGCACTCGCG CTTTCACGGGTCATTGAATCCATTTGTTTGCTCTGAGTGCGGTGCCTCGTTTCCACGTAAATTTCAATTGGTTAATCACGGACGTATACACGGCAAGATACCACATTCGTGTACAATTTGTGGTAAAGAATTTCTTCAGAAGCGCACACTAGTTTCCCACATGAG GCGCGTACATACGGGCGAGCAGGCGCATCCCTGCGTGAGTTGTGGCGAGGGTTTCCCCACAAAGGCCGAACTGCATCAGCATGTTCGTGCCGCTCACAATGGTGTTAATCCCAATACAAGTAGCGCCACCATAATAGCTAATCAACAG CAGCTACAACAGCCTCACCATCACCCCGGGCATCCGCAGACCATAACTGTTGTCAGTAATCCGGTAACAGTGTCCATAACCGATGCCAATGGTGTGGCAAGACCGCAATTTGTTTGCCG TGAGTGCGGCAGCGCCTTTAATAGCCGCGAAGCATTGGCCCTCCATTTGCGTTTGCATACTGGCGATAAAAGCCTAATGACCGATTTGTGCGCCCTGACGGCAGCTATACCAGGACATTTCCTGAGCACGGCAAGTCTTAATCCAGGCACTGTGGTAGCAGCCAATCCAAATTTGGTTGGACAGAGTCCGGTGCCAGTGCAAATTATTTCGTCCACCGGCCAGTTAATGTCACAAACCACGCTGGTGCAGGCCGCCAATTCGACCCATCCGCAGGTTGTCACCGCTGTGCCCCACATGCCATTGCATGCCACACAACAGCAGCATTTGCAGCATGTTGGcgcacaacagcaacaacagcagcaacaacttgTTCCCGCTGCGCCGGCCAATAAACCAAAATCGCATTTTTGTGCCAGCTGCGGCAAGGGATTCGCTGCCAAGCATGGTCTAATGCAGCATAATCGGCGACATCCCAACGGCGGTTGCACGGTCCGCACCCATGTCTGTGAGTGTGGCAAGGCATTCTTCCAGAAGAATCATCTGATGCTGCATCAGCGCCAGCATTTGGAAACAAAGCCAGCCATATCCCAGCAACAGGTATGCTAG
- the LOC6640333 gene encoding zinc finger protein 605 isoform X11, which produces MCAAQSNPPPFGYTWGFADNGSRTAESVLEISPNINYTVSGESMPYLLSTDGSLAVQKDVKGALAGNKANVVRRMFLVNDSSFPHGTQRVITTGATSTVVKKQDSTTQQVLSINSLDKNYLLVDQATAAAAAAAGDPTAHHHTLTNGSIVDAKTGQTVLSSGAAAAAAAKSHFGSIGALHLTQEECNEILIKRAIAAGHHQTHTITTADGAHHHSTAPGATPSDLLPGISVQVQKVIQGLEENEDSQGDAPNLKLEPGTLELSPKTELQESMHFSETDATIKKERPYSCDECGKSFLLKHHLTTHARVHTGERPHICTHCGKSFAHKHCLNTHLLLHSTDRPYQCQECKKSFTLKHHLLTHSRVHSRERPFVCQECGRSFPLKRHLVTHSKFHAGERPYVCEECGESFAQENHLIMHSRFHGSLNPFVCSECGASFPRKFQLVNHGRIHGKIPHSCTICGKEFLQKRTLVSHMRRVHTGEQAHPCVSCGEGFPTKAELHQHVRAAHNGVNPNTSSATIIANQQQLQQPHHHPGHPQTITVVSNPVTVSITDANGVARPQFVCRECGSAFNSREALALHLRLHTGDKSLMTDLCALTAAIPGHFLSTASLNPGTVVAANPNLVGQSPVPVQIISSTGQLMSQTTLVQAANSTHPQVVTAVPHMPLHATQQQHLQHVGAQQQQQQQQLVPAAPANKPKSHFCASCGKGFAAKHGLMQHNRRHPNGGCTVRTHVCECGKAFFQKNHLMLHQRQHLETKPAISQQQVC; this is translated from the exons ATGCCCTATCTGTTATCCACGGATGGATCATTGGCCGTACAAAAGGATGTTAAAGGTGCACTGGCTGGCAATAAGGCGAATGTTGTGCGTCGCATGTTCTTGGTGAACGATTCCTCATTTCCGCACGGTACACAAAG AGTAATTACCACAGGTGCCACCTCGACGGTGGTGAAGAAACAGGACTCAACCACTCAACAGGTGTTGAGTATAAATTCACTCGATAAGAACT ATCTTCTGGTCGATCAGGCCACAGCcgcagctgcagcagctgccGGTGATCCAACGGCTCATCATCATACATTGACGAATGGTAGCATTGTTGATGCCAAAACAGGACAAACCGTTTTGAGTTCGGGGGccgcagctgctgctgctgctaaatCCCATTTCGGTTCCATTGGTGCACTGCATCTAACGCAAGAGGAGTGCAATGAGATATTGATAAAGCGCGCCATCGCTGCCGGCCACCATCAGACGCACACAATCACCACCGCCGACGGAGCGCATCATCATAGCACGGCGCCAGGCGCGACACCAA GTGACCTACTTCCTGGTATTTCAGTTCAAGTACAGAAAGTAATACAAGGACTCGAAGAGAACGAGGACTCACAGGGCGACGCACCCAACTTAAAGTTGGAGCCAGGCACATTAGAGTTGTCCCCAAAGACCGAACTACAGGAATCAATGCATTTCAGCGAA ACGGACGCCACTATCAAGAAGGAACGCCCGTACAGTTGTGACGAGTGCGGCAAGTCCTTTCTGCTCAAGCATCATTTGACCACACACGCCCGCGTCCACACAG GTGAACGTCCACATATCTGCACCCATTGCGGTAAAAGTTTTGCCCACAAACATTGCCTAAATACCCATCTGCTGTTGCATTCAACGGATCGCCCATATCAGTGCCAGGAGTGCAAGAAAAGTTTTACCCTTAAGCATCATCTGTTGACGCATTCACGTGTCCATAGCCGGGAACGGCCATTTGTGTGCCAGGAGTGTGGACGCTCATTTCCATTGAAGCGTCATCTGGTCACTCATAGTAAATTTCACGCAGGCGAACGTCCATACGTCTGTGAGGAATGCGGTGAGAGTTTTGCCCAGGAGAATCATCTGATTATGCACTCGCG CTTTCACGGGTCATTGAATCCATTTGTTTGCTCTGAGTGCGGTGCCTCGTTTCCACGTAAATTTCAATTGGTTAATCACGGACGTATACACGGCAAGATACCACATTCGTGTACAATTTGTGGTAAAGAATTTCTTCAGAAGCGCACACTAGTTTCCCACATGAG GCGCGTACATACGGGCGAGCAGGCGCATCCCTGCGTGAGTTGTGGCGAGGGTTTCCCCACAAAGGCCGAACTGCATCAGCATGTTCGTGCCGCTCACAATGGTGTTAATCCCAATACAAGTAGCGCCACCATAATAGCTAATCAACAG CAGCTACAACAGCCTCACCATCACCCCGGGCATCCGCAGACCATAACTGTTGTCAGTAATCCGGTAACAGTGTCCATAACCGATGCCAATGGTGTGGCAAGACCGCAATTTGTTTGCCG TGAGTGCGGCAGCGCCTTTAATAGCCGCGAAGCATTGGCCCTCCATTTGCGTTTGCATACTGGCGATAAAAGCCTAATGACCGATTTGTGCGCCCTGACGGCAGCTATACCAGGACATTTCCTGAGCACGGCAAGTCTTAATCCAGGCACTGTGGTAGCAGCCAATCCAAATTTGGTTGGACAGAGTCCGGTGCCAGTGCAAATTATTTCGTCCACCGGCCAGTTAATGTCACAAACCACGCTGGTGCAGGCCGCCAATTCGACCCATCCGCAGGTTGTCACCGCTGTGCCCCACATGCCATTGCATGCCACACAACAGCAGCATTTGCAGCATGTTGGcgcacaacagcaacaacagcagcaacaacttgTTCCCGCTGCGCCGGCCAATAAACCAAAATCGCATTTTTGTGCCAGCTGCGGCAAGGGATTCGCTGCCAAGCATGGTCTAATGCAGCATAATCGGCGACATCCCAACGGCGGTTGCACGGTCCGCACCCATGTCTGTGAGTGTGGCAAGGCATTCTTCCAGAAGAATCATCTGATGCTGCATCAGCGCCAGCATTTGGAAACAAAGCCAGCCATATCCCAGCAACAGGTATGCTAG
- the LOC6640333 gene encoding zinc finger protein 665 isoform X6 has translation MCAAQSNPPPFGYTWGFADNGSRTAESVLEISPNINYTVSGESMPYLLSTDGSLAVQKDVKGALAGNKANVVRRMFLVNDSSFPHGTQRVITTGATSTVVKKQDSTTQQVLSINSLDKNYLLVDQATAAAAAAAGDPTAHHHTLTNGSIVDAKTGQTVLSSGAAAAAAAKSHFGSIGALHLTQEECNEILIKRAIAAGHHQTHTITTADGAHHHSTAPGATPSDLLPGISVQVQKVIQGLEENEDSQGDAPNLKLEPGTLELSPKTELQESMHFSETDATIKKERPYSCDECGKSFLLKHHLTTHARVHTGERPHICTHCGKSFAHKHCLNTHLLLHSTDRPYQCQECKKSFTLKHHLLTHSRVHSRERPFVCQECGRSFPLKRHLVTHSKFHAGERPYVCEECGESFAQENHLIMHSRFHGSLNPFVCSECGASFPRKFQLVNHGRIHGKIPHSCTICGKEFLQKRTLVSHMRRVHTGEQAHPCVSCGEGFPTKAELHQHVRAAHNGVNPNTSSATIIANQQLQQPHHHPGHPQTITVVSNPVTVSITDANGVARPQFVCRECGSAFNSREALALHLRLHTGDKSLMTDLCALTAAIPGHFLSTASLNPGTVVAANPNLVGQSPVPVQIISSTGQLMSQTTLVQAANSTHPQVVTAVPHMPLHATQQQHLQHVGAQQQQQQQQLVPAAPANKPKSHFCASCGKGFAAKHGLMQHNRRHPNGGCTVRTHVCECGKAFFQKNHLMLHQRQHLETKPAISQQQEANAQQQQQQQQVVVATSTATGQQQTTQQQQQQQQVQVQIIPDGHMAHGKVIKYEICRNVLQEDQAAQQQQQQQSGMNNE, from the exons ATGCCCTATCTGTTATCCACGGATGGATCATTGGCCGTACAAAAGGATGTTAAAGGTGCACTGGCTGGCAATAAGGCGAATGTTGTGCGTCGCATGTTCTTGGTGAACGATTCCTCATTTCCGCACGGTACACAAAG AGTAATTACCACAGGTGCCACCTCGACGGTGGTGAAGAAACAGGACTCAACCACTCAACAGGTGTTGAGTATAAATTCACTCGATAAGAACT ATCTTCTGGTCGATCAGGCCACAGCcgcagctgcagcagctgccGGTGATCCAACGGCTCATCATCATACATTGACGAATGGTAGCATTGTTGATGCCAAAACAGGACAAACCGTTTTGAGTTCGGGGGccgcagctgctgctgctgctaaatCCCATTTCGGTTCCATTGGTGCACTGCATCTAACGCAAGAGGAGTGCAATGAGATATTGATAAAGCGCGCCATCGCTGCCGGCCACCATCAGACGCACACAATCACCACCGCCGACGGAGCGCATCATCATAGCACGGCGCCAGGCGCGACACCAA GTGACCTACTTCCTGGTATTTCAGTTCAAGTACAGAAAGTAATACAAGGACTCGAAGAGAACGAGGACTCACAGGGCGACGCACCCAACTTAAAGTTGGAGCCAGGCACATTAGAGTTGTCCCCAAAGACCGAACTACAGGAATCAATGCATTTCAGCGAA ACGGACGCCACTATCAAGAAGGAACGCCCGTACAGTTGTGACGAGTGCGGCAAGTCCTTTCTGCTCAAGCATCATTTGACCACACACGCCCGCGTCCACACAG GTGAACGTCCACATATCTGCACCCATTGCGGTAAAAGTTTTGCCCACAAACATTGCCTAAATACCCATCTGCTGTTGCATTCAACGGATCGCCCATATCAGTGCCAGGAGTGCAAGAAAAGTTTTACCCTTAAGCATCATCTGTTGACGCATTCACGTGTCCATAGCCGGGAACGGCCATTTGTGTGCCAGGAGTGTGGACGCTCATTTCCATTGAAGCGTCATCTGGTCACTCATAGTAAATTTCACGCAGGCGAACGTCCATACGTCTGTGAGGAATGCGGTGAGAGTTTTGCCCAGGAGAATCATCTGATTATGCACTCGCG CTTTCACGGGTCATTGAATCCATTTGTTTGCTCTGAGTGCGGTGCCTCGTTTCCACGTAAATTTCAATTGGTTAATCACGGACGTATACACGGCAAGATACCACATTCGTGTACAATTTGTGGTAAAGAATTTCTTCAGAAGCGCACACTAGTTTCCCACATGAG GCGCGTACATACGGGCGAGCAGGCGCATCCCTGCGTGAGTTGTGGCGAGGGTTTCCCCACAAAGGCCGAACTGCATCAGCATGTTCGTGCCGCTCACAATGGTGTTAATCCCAATACAAGTAGCGCCACCATAATAGCTAATCAACAG CTACAACAGCCTCACCATCACCCCGGGCATCCGCAGACCATAACTGTTGTCAGTAATCCGGTAACAGTGTCCATAACCGATGCCAATGGTGTGGCAAGACCGCAATTTGTTTGCCG TGAGTGCGGCAGCGCCTTTAATAGCCGCGAAGCATTGGCCCTCCATTTGCGTTTGCATACTGGCGATAAAAGCCTAATGACCGATTTGTGCGCCCTGACGGCAGCTATACCAGGACATTTCCTGAGCACGGCAAGTCTTAATCCAGGCACTGTGGTAGCAGCCAATCCAAATTTGGTTGGACAGAGTCCGGTGCCAGTGCAAATTATTTCGTCCACCGGCCAGTTAATGTCACAAACCACGCTGGTGCAGGCCGCCAATTCGACCCATCCGCAGGTTGTCACCGCTGTGCCCCACATGCCATTGCATGCCACACAACAGCAGCATTTGCAGCATGTTGGcgcacaacagcaacaacagcagcaacaacttgTTCCCGCTGCGCCGGCCAATAAACCAAAATCGCATTTTTGTGCCAGCTGCGGCAAGGGATTCGCTGCCAAGCATGGTCTAATGCAGCATAATCGGCGACATCCCAACGGCGGTTGCACGGTCCGCACCCATGTCTGTGAGTGTGGCAAGGCATTCTTCCAGAAGAATCATCTGATGCTGCATCAGCGCCAGCATTTGGAAACAAAGCCAGCCATATCCCAGCAACAG GAGGCCAAtgctcagcagcagcaacagcaacaacaggtGGTAGTGGCCACATCAACGGCAACTGGACAGCAGCAGACcacacaacagcagcagcagcagcagcaagtgcAGGTGCAAATAATACCTGATGGTCATATGGCACATGGCAAAGTTATCAAGTACGAGATATGCCGTAATGTACTGCAAGAGGATCAGGCagctcagcagcagcagcaacaacaatccgGAATGAATAACGAATAA